A genomic segment from Bacteroidales bacterium encodes:
- a CDS encoding DUF5615 family PIN-like protein — protein sequence MKFIIDAQLPFGLARFLNKKGFDIIHTDDLPNKERTTDNEIREIPIKENRIVITKDFVFLDSYYINNIPPKLFLITTGNIKNKDLFKLIEKYFDKIIEMFKEYNLIELDNNKIIGHE from the coding sequence ATGAAATTTATAATAGACGCACAATTACCTTTTGGATTAGCAAGATTTTTGAACAAAAAAGGATTTGATATAATCCACACAGACGATTTACCTAACAAAGAAAGGACAACAGATAATGAAATAAGAGAGATTCCAATTAAAGAAAATAGAATTGTAATTACTAAAGATTTTGTTTTTTTAGACTCATACTACATAAATAATATTCCGCCTAAATTATTTTTGATAACAACTGGAAATATTAAAAATAAAGATTTATTCAAACTAATTGAAAAATATTTTGATAAGATAATTGAAATGTTTAAAGAATATAATTTAATTGAACTTGATAATAATAAAATAATAGGACACGAATAA
- a CDS encoding DUF2442 domain-containing protein yields the protein MFLEVTKAEYINDFRILMEFNDGVSKTVDLENELDGEIFQALRNKNYFKTFLIKYNTIEWDNGADFAPEYLYKIGKKT from the coding sequence ATGTTTTTAGAAGTTACAAAGGCTGAATACATTAATGATTTCAGAATTCTTATGGAATTCAATGATGGTGTTTCAAAGACAGTTGATTTAGAAAATGAATTGGATGGTGAAATCTTTCAAGCATTAAGAAATAAAAACTATTTTAAAACATTCTTAATTAAATATAATACAATAGAATGGGATAATGGTGCCGACTTTGCTCCAGAATATCTATATAAAATTGGTAAAAAGACTTAA